TACTTCATTTAAAGAAAAGAAAACAAAAATTGCAATTGGAATTTTTGAAGAAGATATTTTTAAATTAGGTGAAATATGCATGGCAGCAAAAGAAAACAATCGTAAGATTGCTGTTTATGGAAGAACAATGACTGAAATTCTTAATTCAAACTTAATCAATGAAAACTTGAAAATAGTTTCAGATGATTTAATCACAGTTGAAGAATACATGGAATCAGAAAATGGGTTATTAATTATTTCAGGAACAGGAGATATACTTTATTCAAAACTAGCAAAAATTGCTACAGGGAATGATGAAGTTGTTGAGTTTACTGAAAAAGATTTAATTATTTTAGCAACACCTCCAGCACCTGGTGTTGAAAAAAGACATGCTCAAATTCTTGACGAATTAGCAAGAACAGATGCAAGATTAATTGCTTTAAGTGATAGAAACATTTGATCAATGCATGCATCATATGAAGATGTAAAAGTTTTTACAAGTATGTTAAATCCAAAATACTTTATCCCAGTTAAATCATTATTTAAAGATTCATTAAAAGCTGAAAAAGCTGCAATTGAAGCTGGAGTTAATGAAAAAAATGTTGTGATATTAGACAATGGACAAGTTGCTAATATTTCAAAATCAGGAATTTCTGTTGCTGACAAAAAAGTTGATATTGGTAATTCATATGTTGACCAAGCAGGAGTTGGAGACGTTGGAGCAATAGTTTTAAATGAAAGAAAACTATTAGCAACTGATGGTGTAATGATTATTGGAGCAACTATTGATACAAGAAATAAAGAATTAATTTCAATGATCGATACTCAAATGCGTGGAGTTTTATATATTAAAGAAGAAAATCCAATTTTTAAGATCATTCAAAAAGAAATTGAATTACTTTTAGAA
This region of Mesoplasma melaleucae genomic DNA includes:
- a CDS encoding ribonuclease J, encoding MSKIKFMALGGQDERGKNLYVLDIDDNLLILDAGVKYPDKGILGVDIVTPKLDYLKNNKQKIKGIFLTNSASYNMGAVPFILKSMDVPVYCNEITQLVGKIKISRMRIKNTKDQNFVVVKDKQILNFGNIKVEVFRTTSASPQSYGYAFHTEEGTIVYAGDYIIDGKEQSYFSTDFNHINEIGKKGVLALIADSEYASRSGFTVPNHKIENFISTSFKEKKTKIAIGIFEEDIFKLGEICMAAKENNRKIAVYGRTMTEILNSNLINENLKIVSDDLITVEEYMESENGLLIISGTGDILYSKLAKIATGNDEVVEFTEKDLIILATPPAPGVEKRHAQILDELARTDARLIALSDRNIWSMHASYEDVKVFTSMLNPKYFIPVKSLFKDSLKAEKAAIEAGVNEKNVVILDNGQVANISKSGISVADKKVDIGNSYVDQAGVGDVGAIVLNERKLLATDGVMIIGATIDTRNKELISMIDTQMRGVLYIKEENPIFKIIQKEIELLLEQGQSLFKESPNKYDINEIKKDIATKVRSLIKQESGKQPIVLVIVNEYEGKDYVFKPRNNSNRNNFKNNNNNNNKKGSN